Part of the Verrucomicrobiota bacterium genome, GGTGTCTGCGCCGATGCCCGTTCAACTGGTCAATCCGCAGCGATCCGGCAACAACCTCCAGTTCGCCTTCACCGCCGCGGCCGGTCGGCCGTACATTGTTGAAGCGCGCACCAACCTGAGCAGCGGTGTGTGGATTGTGCTGACCAACATCACGGGCGACGGAACACTCACACAATTCACGTTCCCAACCACGAATCCGCCCATCCGCTTCTTCCGCGTGCGATCGGATTGATGGAACGGTTTTTGAATGCAAGAAGACCGCAGCGTGACCGCTGCGGTCCTTTCACATTTCACCCCTCGCTTGGGTCACATGTGCTGGATGATGTTGTCGCCGAACTCGGAGCACTTGATCTCCGTCGCGCCTTCCATCTGCCGGGCGAAATCATAGGTGACTTGCTTCGATCCAATCGCGCCGTTTAGTCCTTTCAAAATCAAGTCCGCCACTTCGGTCCAACCTAGATAGCGGAACATCATCTCACCGCTTAAGACGACGCTGCCAGGGTTCACCTTGTCCAGGTTCGCGTACTTCGGCGCGGTGCCGTGCGTCGCTTCGAAGATCGCGTGACCGGTGACGTAATTGATGTTCCCGCCGGGCGCGATGCCAATGCCGCCTACCTGCGCCGCGAGCGCATCGCTGAGGTAATCGCCGTTCAGGTTCAGCGTGGCAATGACATCAAACTCGTCCGGTCGCGTTAGGACCTGCTGAAGCGTGATGTCGGCAATGGCATCCTTGATGAGAACCGCGCCGGCTTTTAACGCCGCCTTCTGTTCGTCATTCGCCGCGGCTTCGCCTTTCTCCTTCTTCGTCCGTTCCCACTTGGCCCAAGTGTAAACCCGGTCGCCGAAAATCCGTTCCGCCGCCGAGTAAGCCCAATCGCGAAACGCGCCCTCAGTGAACTTCATGATGTTGCCCTTGTGCACGATGGTCACGCTTTTGCGTTTGAAACGAAGAGCATATTCAATCGCCGACTTGACGAGCCGAATGGTGCCGACGTTGGAAACCGCCTTGATGCCGATGCCGACCTGCACCGGAATGTGCGACGCGTCGTGATCAGGCGAAGCCAACTTCATGTAGCCGACAATCGCCTCCTTCGTGCCGAAACGGATTTTGGCGAAGTCTTTCGGAAATTCCCTGGCGATAAAATCCAAAATCTTCTGCGCTTCGGGCGAGCCGCCGGCGTACTCGATCCCCGCGTAAATGTCCTCCGTGTTTTCGCGGAAGATGACCATCTGCACTTTCTCCGGGTGCTTCACCGGCGACGGCACGCCCTTGAAATACTGGACGGGCCGCAGACAAACGTAGAGATCCAGCATCTGCCGGAGCGCCACGTTCAGCGAGCGGATGCCCCCGCCGATCGGCGTGGTGAGCGGCCCTTTGATGCCGACCAAAAATTCCTTGAACGCCACCACCGTATCGTCCGGTAGCCAGTTGTTGAATTTCTTAAAAGCCGTTTCCCCGGCAAAAACCTCGAACCACGCGACCTTGCGCTTGCCACCATAAGCCTTTTGCACAGCGGCGTCGAACACGCGCTGGCTGGCGGCCCAGATGTCCGGGCCCGTGCCGTCGCCGCGAATGAACGGAAGGATTGGGTTTTCGGGAACGTTGAGTTTGCCGTTCGTGATGGAGATTTTTCCGCCGGTGGGAGGGGTGATGTCTTGGTAGGGCATGATTTGATTTTGTTAAGCGTTCAAAATTCAGGCCAGGGGTTTATCTGTTTTGGCGCCACGCGGCAAGGGTAGAAATTGTGTGGAACGGACAAATTGCCACGGCGTGAAGCGTCCTTGCAGAAGGAACTTTCCCCTCTTACATTGCCACCGTTCTATGAGCGCATTGGAAGCAGCCGAAGAAATTCTCGCCAAGCTCACGCGGGCGGAGAAGGCGCAATTGCTGCGTTGGGCGGCCAGTGATTTGAGTGATGCCTTTCCCGGCATCGAGAGCCGTCCCGGCGTTTGCGGAGACGAGCCGTGCATCGTCCGCACGCGGATTCCGGTGTGGGTGCTGGAACAGGCACGCCGATTGGGTGTGTCCGAGGCGGAACTCTTACGTTCCTATCCGACTTTGCGCGCGGAAGACCTGGCCAATGCCTGGGCTTACGTGCGGTCGCATCGCGACGAAATCAACCGCCAGATTGAGGACAACGAAGCCGACTGATGGCGCGGCTCTATTCCAACGAAAACTTTCCGCTTCCCGCCGTCGAGAAGCTGCGCACGCTCGGCCACGACGTTTTGACCGTTCAGGAAGCTGGCAAGGCAGACCAAGCTCTGCCGGATGATGAAGTCCTCAAAACTGCAACAGGCGACAATCGCGCTGTGCTTACATTGAATCGCCGCCACTTCATTCGGCTACATCGAAATGATCAAACGCACACGGGCATTATCGTTTGCACTTTTGATGCGGATTTTGCGGGCCAGGCGGAGAGGATTCACAAAGCCATCGGTGATCAAAGCTCACTGAACGGGCAGTTGATTCGCGTAAATCGGCCATGAAAACCGGCGCGACCTCTCCGCAACTCCACCAGCGCGAGCACGCGACCAAGTCGGTGCCTGCAGGCGACGAAGTCGGTGTTGCAAACTGAAACCGAAATGATCAAAGCCATCCGCGAAGCCGGCCGCACGCCGGTGCAACGAAATACTTTTTACGAGCCGATCAAGGTCTGGGACGCCGCGCCGTGCGCAAATGAAGCCGAACCGCCGTCGGGCAAATCCAAAGTGTTGGAAGATAATTTGGCGACAGCGGGAAGCGGCGGTGGACAAATTGCCGCTTGTGAGCGCACAACCGATTCTTTAGGTTGCCGCGCGAATCATGCAGGTTGGAATCTCAGCCATCGAATACGCGCTGCCGGAACGGCGTGTCAGCCTGACCGAATTGGAAGCGGCGGGACAACTGGATACTCCCGCCGCGCGCCTGCGGGAGTTCGGTTTTGAATTCGCGCACGTGAGCGAGCAGCCGGCTGTCGCCCTGGCCACCCAAGCGCTCGGCCAACTTTTGCAGAACCATCCCATCCCGCCCGAATCAATCGACGCGCTCTTCTACGCCGGCGCCCTCCCGCAGAGTCATTTTGTGGACGACCATCCCGGTGACTTCCTGAGCGGTTTCAATTATCCGGTCAGCAAGCTGCAATATGAATTCGGGTTGCTGAACGCGGCGGTGCTGGGCATCGGCCAGGTGGGTTGCCTCGGTTTGATGAGCGCGGTAAAGGCGGCCGCGAATTTTCTGAGGGCCAACCCGGATGCCCACCGCGCGCTTTGCGTGAGCGCCGACGTGTTTCCGCCTTCCGTCAAACGCGAAGTCATTTACAACGTGATTTCCGACGGCGCCTGCGCGGTGCTCGTGGAAAAGGACGTGGACACGAATCGCATCCTTGCCCACCAGCAAATCACCAAGGGCTACTACTGGGACAGCATCGCCCGCAAAAACGAAATCATCGCCGCGTACTTTCCCACCTCCCGGCATATTGTCAGTGACACGCTTGGCCGCGCCGGCGTTGCATCAAAGGAACTCGCGTGGATTTTGCCGCACAACGTCTCACGGCGAAGCTGGGACATCCTGCTGGGATTGCTGGCTTTGCCGCCGGAAAAGCTTTGGGCGGACAATATCGCCACCAAGGGCCACGTCATCGCCGCCGACAATTTCATCAATCTCAAAGACGCAACGGATCGTGGTGTCTTGAAGTCCGGCGATAAACTTTTGCTGTTCAATTTTGGTTTCGGCGCAAACTGGAGTTGCATGGTATTGGAACATTGACATGAAACAGATGCTCCTCATCACCGGCGGCAGCGGCGCAGTTGGCCGACCGCTGCTGGCCGCGCTCGCGGCGGTCGGTGAGGTCGAAAAGATTTACGTCCTAGTGCGTCACTTACCTGACAACTTCGAGTTGCCGAAGGTCAAACTCGTGCCGGGCGACGTGACGAATCCCAACAATTGCGGGCTGTCGCCGGAAACCGCGCGCGAACTCGCCGGCGAGGTGACAGCCATCCTGCACGGCGCGGCCCACACCCGCTTTGATGCGCCGCTGGACTTGGCGCGTCACGTGAACGTCGCCGGCACGCAAAACCTGCTCACGCTGGCGACGCGCTGTCGGCGGCTGGAACGCTTTGGTTTTTTGAGCACCTGCCACGTCGCTGGCAAGCGCTGCGGTAAAATTCTCGAATCCGAACTCACACACGCCTGTGGCTTCGTCAACGCCTACGAGCAAACCAAGCACGAAGCTGAGCAACTTCTGCGCGCGGCTTACCCGGCGCTTCCCATCGCGGTCTATCGCCTTAGCACCATCCTTGGCGATGCGCCCACAGGTGCGGTGAACAAGCTCGCGGCGGTTCACCACGCCATCCGTTTCTTTTACGGTAGTCTCGCGCCGATGATTCCCGGCCAGGCGGACAGTCCGGTGGATTTGATCTCGCAGGATTACGCAGTGGCGGCGATATGTGAGTTGTTTTGCCATCGGTTTGCGGCGGGGCAGACCTTTCACGTGTGCGCGGGAGACGATGCCCTGCCGCTGGACGAATTTCTCGACCTCACACTCAAAGTGTTCATGCGCCATCGACCCGCCTGGCGCAAGCGTGGGATTGAGAAGCCGGCCATTGTCGATTTGCCGACGTTTGAATTATTCGCCCGGTCCGTCGAGGAAATCGGCGATTCACCGCTCGTCCAGAGCGTCGCGCTGGTAAAGCATTTCGCCCCGCAGTTGGCGTTTCCAAAGCAGTTTGACGACACGGAATGCGCTCGCGCTCTGGCGAACAGCGGCGTGACGCGGCCCGGCTTGCGGGAATTTTATCCGCGCGTCATTCAGTGGCTCATGGAACACCGTTGGGGCCCGCGCGCGTTGCCGGAGATGGAGGGCGTCGCAGCATGAACACCGCCACGACCTCGCTCCTGGAATTTGTGAATGGCGAATTGCTGCCGGACTCGGCGCAGCGCGTCAACGCGGACACCCCGCTGTTTGCGGATGGACTGGTGGATTCGCTGAAGATTTTGCAACTGATCGCTTTTGTCGAAATGAAAACGGGTCAGAACATTTCCGACCGCGACGTGGTGATGGAAAACTTCCGCACCGTCCAAACGATTATCGAACACTTTTACGATGCCGAGCCAATCGCCAACCAGTAAAGTGTTCATTGACCCCGTGCCCGAACTGCTGCGGCGCGGCGAGCTGCGCACTGCCGGGGATGGCCGCGTCATCCTCAGCGGACAGCCCCTGGCGTTGTGGCATTGGTTCGATGCGCAATTTGTCCGGCTGGCCCGCGAAACCGGCGCTATGGAAATTCAGTTCCCCGCGTTGATTGAGCGCAAAACCCTGGAGCGCGCGGGCTATTTCGACGCGTTCGACGAAACGGCAACGCGGGTGACCGCAAACGGTGCGGAACAATCGCACGCCTTGACGCCGGCGGTGTGTTATCACTGCTACGCGCAATTTGCGGGCAAGCGTCTGGAACAGCCGCTTCTACTCACTTGCGTAGGCAAATGCTTTCGTCGCGAACCGGACGGATTTGAATCGCTTGCGCGGCTGTGGGAGTTCACGATGCGCGAAGTGGTCTTTGTTGGTCCAGCCGGCTGGGTCGCGGAACGACGGAGCGAATGGCAGGGGCGGGTGAGCACATTCACAAAGTCGCTGGGATTGGTTGGGGAAATCGCTCTGGCGACCGATCCGTTTTTCGGGGGTGAAGGGCGTGGGAAAAAATTGCTTCAGCAACTCAAACAATTAAAATACGAACTGCGTCTGGAACTCGACGGCGAGAAAAATCTGGCCGTGGCCTCGTTCAATTTGCATGAGACATTTTTTGGTCGCCGCTTTGGAATCACGCTGGCCGATGGAACGACCGCCCATTCCGGCTGCGTTGCGTTTGGGCTGGAGCGTTGGGTCCTCGCGTTCCTGACGCAACGTGGCGTTGAGGCCGCGGCGGAAGTTTGCGTTAAAGACACGCTATGATTTACGACGAATATCTTACGCAGGCGGAGTTGCAGCGCTGGATTCTGGAGTCGGACGTGGCCTGGAACCGTGTCGATGCCGCGCTGGCCCGCAGCCAACCCGAACTGCTCGACGAGTTACGCGATTCCGCCCTCATCGAATCGTACTTCCCGATCTACACCACTCAACTCATGCGCGCGCTGTGGGACCAGGTCGATGCCACCGCCGTCTTCTCCATCCAGCTCTACGAATCCTACAAACATTTTTACGTGTTGAATCGTTACCTTGAAGTTGTGGAATATCGGCCAATCTCGGAAGCGGAACTGATCGAGGTGCGACGGCGCAACCGCGATCGCGAAGTCGCGGACGGCGTCGGCGAACTGGCGCGTTACATGGTGAGCGAGCATTTCGCGGCTTACTTTTTTCTCCGGCTCGCGCGCCAGGTCAACGAGCCGGTGCTGCGGCAGATCGTCGAGTTCATCGCCAAGGACGAATTCCGCCATTCGCAGTTCGCGTTTGATCTGTTGGAAACGCGCCTCCGGAGCGAACCCGCCAGCCGTGAACGCGTGCTGGCTGCGGGATTGAATTTTCGGCACATCGGCGCGGACGTGCTGACCAAAGTTCCGGTTTCGGAGAAAAATGACTTGCAAGCGATTCTGACGCTGAACAAAAAGATGCATCGGCTTTGCGGCGTCAGTCTCACGGAATTTGCGAAGGGAACATTGCATGAGGGTTACTGAACGGGAAATCTGGTTGTTGAATTTTTACCGCAACAGTGAACTGCACGGCGCGCTGTTCATGGGCAAGCTGGCGCGCAACTACCGCGATCCGGAGTTGCTCGTCCATCTCACGCAACATTGCGCGACCGAGGCGCATCACGCCGCGCTCCTGAGTGAAACCATCGTCGCCCTCGGCGTGCCGCTCGATCCTCAAACCGAAACGATCCAGAACCATTACGCAGCGAAAGGCGGCCTGCCGAAGGAACTGGTGGATCTGCTGGTGCTTTCCGAAACGCTCGAAAAGCGCGTGCTCACCAGCTATCGCGCCCATCTCGCCCGCCCGGATGTTCATCCACAAGTGCGCGCCACGCTCGCGCAAATCCTCCACGAAATGGAGGAGGAGGAAAATGGCGAGCACGCCGGCTGGATCGAAAAGACGTTGCAACAGCAACCGCACGAAAAAGTTGAAGCCGCCGAAGCCAGGTGGCGCTCCGTGGACGAACGCGTAGTCGCTGCGCTGCAACAGATGGTGGCGAAACAATTCTCCGAAGAAGCGATCCTCGAATGAAATCTATTGAGCAACAAATCGCCCGCATCATCAGCCGCGCCGCCCATATCCCGGTGAGCGACGTGCGACCTGACGCCAAATTGTCCGAGCTGGGTGTCAACTCGCTGGACCAGGTCGAGTGTGTCATGGCGGTCGAAGAAACGTTTCAGATCGAGGTGGATCCGCAGGCTCTTTGGCGACTGCGAACCGTGCAGGACGTGATCAATGCGGTTGAAGCCGCGGTCGCCGCCCGCGCGTGATGTTGCGCCATGCGAACTGCGCTCTTCAACGACACCCATCAACGGTTTCGCGCTGACGTTCGCGCGTTTGTCGAACGCAAACTGAAGCCCCACGCGTCGAAGTGGGAACGCGTCGGCCGCTTTCCGCGCACGGTGCTTGAAGAATTCGGCCAGCGCGGGTGGCTCGCGCTCGACCCGCAAGGCAACGCGGTGCTGGCTGAGGAACTGCCGCGCAGCGAGTCGCTGGGGCTGGCGTTGAGCGTTTTCGTGCAGTCCAACCTCATCGCGCCGTTGCTGGCTGAACTTGGAACGAAATCACAGCAAGAAATCTTTTTGCCGCCGTTGCGGAGAGGAAAAATCATGGGCGCGATGGCGGTTTCCGAACCGGCGACTGGGTCGGACTTCGCCGCGTTGCAATCCACGGCGCAACGGAAGCGCGAACACCTGGTCGTCAACGGCGTCAAGACCTACATCACGAACGGTGCGTGCGCGGATTTTTTGATCGTGGCCGCGCGAACGCGGGACGAACCCGGGCTGGGTGCGCTCAGCCTGTTGCTGATTTCTACCGCCACCCCAGGTGTGCGGGTCAAGCGTCTGGCCACACTCGGCCTGAACAGTTCGGCGATGGGCGAAATCATGCTGCGCAATGTTCGCGTGCCCCGGTCCAGTCTCCTCGGCGACGAAGGCGCGGCGTTTAGCTACGTGCAGCAGGCTCTCAATCGCGAGCGCTTGTTCGGCGGCCTGGCCTGTGTGGCGTGGGCCGATTACGCGATGGAAAAAACCGTCGCGTTCGCCCGCCAACGACAGGCATTCGGCAAATCCCTGACGAGATTTCAGGCGATCCGACATCAGTTTGCCGAGATGGCGACGACACTCGAGGCGGCGCGGCAACTCAATTACGCAGCTTTGAATCGCTGGATCGCCGGCAAGGACGCCACCAAAGAGATCGGCATGGTCAAACTCTTCAGTTATCAAACGGCGCAGCAAGTGATCGAACGCTGTTTGCAATTGCACGGCGGCGCGGGTTATCTCGCCGACCACTGGATCAGCCGTTTTTACCGCGACGCGCGGGCGTTGACCATCGCCGCCGGTACACCCGAAATCATGAAGGAACTGATCGCAGCTTATTTGCGACTCTAAGCAATGGCGCAATTCTTCAACCGCACCCGGGTCTCGAAATCCATCACGCTGAAGCTGCTCCGACAGGGCCGGCCACTGAGCGTGCTGGTCTATTGGCTCGTGCAAGCCAGCGACCTCGGCCGTGAAGGGATTGAACACTCGGGCAGTTATCGCTTCGCCGACCACATCTATCGTAATGTCCCTTCGGGCCGCGGACGTTTTGGTCGCTGGCTCGATGCGAAATTCCTGGCGATGCCTGCCGTTCAATCCTTCCGCAATCGCTACCTAGCGGCGCGCGATGAACTGTGCCGGTTTCTCACCGAGCGCGTCGGCCACGGCAAACCGCTCGATGTCGTGAGCGCACCCTGCGGCATCCCGCGCGAACTGGTAGAGGGAGCGCGGCTGTTTCGCGAACGAACGGGGCAGACATTGGAGGGTGTGACGTTTCATGGTGTTGACCTGGATGCAGATTTGTTGGAACAAGACAAGCGCTTCGCAGCAGAAAACAGCCTGCCGAATTTCATCGCGCATCACGGCGACGCCCTCGACCGCGCCACGTATCCCGAAGGCGCGGACTTCATCACCTGCACCGGGCTGGCGGAATTTTTGAGCGATGAACTGTTGGAGCGGTTGTATCGCATTTTTTTTGACGTGCTGCGTTCCGACGGATTGCTGGTTACCAGCGGCATGAAGCGCAAGCGGCTGCCCGATTATTTGCTGCGGCTGGCGGAGCTCAAGACCCACTATCGCACCCCGCCGCAACTGGCAGCCATCGCCCGCCGCGTGCCGTTCGCCGAGGTGCGCACGCGGGTGGATGAGTTCGGCATCCAGACCATTTTGAACGCGCGCAAATGAATGTGCGCCTGTTCCAACGAAACGCGCGCTGGGTCTGGCGCTGGCGATGCCGGCAGTCGGCGGGACAGTTGGCGCAAACGTGGCTGGCGTGCCATCGAAAAACAGTGGATTGGCGGACGGTTTTTAGAGAGAGTCTCACCCTGATGGCCTTGGACGCACAAGACGAAGCCCATGGATTGCGCCTGGAAGCGGGCGCGGGCGAAGTCACGTGGCAACCGCGCGCCTGGGGCACGACGATTTCCCTGCGGCTGGAGAAATTCTCCCCGCGAAAACAAAACCTGGTGGCGGCGGCGTTGGGAAAAGCCGCTCGCTACCATCAAATCGAAAAGGAACCATGCCAACCGCGACCGAAAGCATTGTGATTGCCGTGCCGCCACAGAAAGTGTTCGAGTATATCGCCGACGCTAAACGGGCGACCACCTTCATCCCCGGCCTCAACCGGATCAGCAACCTTTCCACGCCCACGGCCAAAGTCGGTCAGGAGTGGGAGTTTGAGTTCGACTGGTTCGGGCTGATCATCTCGGGCAAGAGCAAGTGCTCACGCTTGGAGCCTCCCGGTTTGTATCAATTCCAAACCGTCACCGGCTCCCTGAGCACCTGGACTTACCGCTTTCAACCCGAAGGCAGCCAGACGCGCGTCGCGTTGGAAGTGGAATACGAAGTGCCGCAGAACTTGCTCGCCCGTTTCGCCGCGCAGCCGGTTTTGGAAAAGATGAACCAGAGCCGCGCGCGCGAAACTCTCGCCAATCTCAAAGCGCTGGTCGAATCGTAAGCCAAGCCGGGAGGTAGAATCCGTCCGACGT contains:
- the icd gene encoding isocitrate dehydrogenase (NADP(+)), producing the protein MPYQDITPPTGGKISITNGKLNVPENPILPFIRGDGTGPDIWAASQRVFDAAVQKAYGGKRKVAWFEVFAGETAFKKFNNWLPDDTVVAFKEFLVGIKGPLTTPIGGGIRSLNVALRQMLDLYVCLRPVQYFKGVPSPVKHPEKVQMVIFRENTEDIYAGIEYAGGSPEAQKILDFIAREFPKDFAKIRFGTKEAIVGYMKLASPDHDASHIPVQVGIGIKAVSNVGTIRLVKSAIEYALRFKRKSVTIVHKGNIMKFTEGAFRDWAYSAAERIFGDRVYTWAKWERTKKEKGEAAANDEQKAALKAGAVLIKDAIADITLQQVLTRPDEFDVIATLNLNGDYLSDALAAQVGGIGIAPGGNINYVTGHAIFEATHGTAPKYANLDKVNPGSVVLSGEMMFRYLGWTEVADLILKGLNGAIGSKQVTYDFARQMEGATEIKCSEFGDNIIQHM
- a CDS encoding DUF433 domain-containing protein, whose protein sequence is MSALEAAEEILAKLTRAEKAQLLRWAASDLSDAFPGIESRPGVCGDEPCIVRTRIPVWVLEQARRLGVSEAELLRSYPTLRAEDLANAWAYVRSHRDEINRQIEDNEAD
- a CDS encoding DUF5615 family PIN-like protein, whose translation is MARLYSNENFPLPAVEKLRTLGHDVLTVQEAGKADQALPDDEVLKTATGDNRAVLTLNRRHFIRLHRNDQTHTGIIVCTFDADFAGQAERIHKAIGDQSSLNGQLIRVNRP
- a CDS encoding SDR family oxidoreductase, giving the protein MKQMLLITGGSGAVGRPLLAALAAVGEVEKIYVLVRHLPDNFELPKVKLVPGDVTNPNNCGLSPETARELAGEVTAILHGAAHTRFDAPLDLARHVNVAGTQNLLTLATRCRRLERFGFLSTCHVAGKRCGKILESELTHACGFVNAYEQTKHEAEQLLRAAYPALPIAVYRLSTILGDAPTGAVNKLAAVHHAIRFFYGSLAPMIPGQADSPVDLISQDYAVAAICELFCHRFAAGQTFHVCAGDDALPLDEFLDLTLKVFMRHRPAWRKRGIEKPAIVDLPTFELFARSVEEIGDSPLVQSVALVKHFAPQLAFPKQFDDTECARALANSGVTRPGLREFYPRVIQWLMEHRWGPRALPEMEGVAA
- a CDS encoding acyl carrier protein; this translates as MNTATTSLLEFVNGELLPDSAQRVNADTPLFADGLVDSLKILQLIAFVEMKTGQNISDRDVVMENFRTVQTIIEHFYDAEPIANQ
- a CDS encoding acyl carrier protein; the protein is MKSIEQQIARIISRAAHIPVSDVRPDAKLSELGVNSLDQVECVMAVEETFQIEVDPQALWRLRTVQDVINAVEAAVAARA
- a CDS encoding acyl-CoA dehydrogenase family protein, yielding MRTALFNDTHQRFRADVRAFVERKLKPHASKWERVGRFPRTVLEEFGQRGWLALDPQGNAVLAEELPRSESLGLALSVFVQSNLIAPLLAELGTKSQQEIFLPPLRRGKIMGAMAVSEPATGSDFAALQSTAQRKREHLVVNGVKTYITNGACADFLIVAARTRDEPGLGALSLLLISTATPGVRVKRLATLGLNSSAMGEIMLRNVRVPRSSLLGDEGAAFSYVQQALNRERLFGGLACVAWADYAMEKTVAFARQRQAFGKSLTRFQAIRHQFAEMATTLEAARQLNYAALNRWIAGKDATKEIGMVKLFSYQTAQQVIERCLQLHGGAGYLADHWISRFYRDARALTIAAGTPEIMKELIAAYLRL
- a CDS encoding class I SAM-dependent methyltransferase, which codes for MAQFFNRTRVSKSITLKLLRQGRPLSVLVYWLVQASDLGREGIEHSGSYRFADHIYRNVPSGRGRFGRWLDAKFLAMPAVQSFRNRYLAARDELCRFLTERVGHGKPLDVVSAPCGIPRELVEGARLFRERTGQTLEGVTFHGVDLDADLLEQDKRFAAENSLPNFIAHHGDALDRATYPEGADFITCTGLAEFLSDELLERLYRIFFDVLRSDGLLVTSGMKRKRLPDYLLRLAELKTHYRTPPQLAAIARRVPFAEVRTRVDEFGIQTILNARK
- a CDS encoding SRPBCC family protein, which gives rise to MPTATESIVIAVPPQKVFEYIADAKRATTFIPGLNRISNLSTPTAKVGQEWEFEFDWFGLIISGKSKCSRLEPPGLYQFQTVTGSLSTWTYRFQPEGSQTRVALEVEYEVPQNLLARFAAQPVLEKMNQSRARETLANLKALVES